A stretch of Aristophania vespae DNA encodes these proteins:
- a CDS encoding DoxX family protein: MEWRRGALPDWSKWTASALMFVALFFNGFIMSRALRPGYLISMLCFVTAWRVAAMNDVTLLEQVCFVTFLVMIMQFVEIVICHWKKNGIFGFIEALMWQLAVTRIYFGMNEIGHATEKVFAGQVSYENLVHIFTVLGTPMPGIAVISGGVIEFALAFGVGCGFLTRLSAMGGIIYFLVATVGFGGEWMHGYSWVGGGWEYIALLIVFYGSLFFTGAGQFSLDAWLIERGFMPKMLLRFCCPQSAVKHFVRKLPNNCVKNME, encoded by the coding sequence ATGGAGTGGCGTAGAGGGGCATTGCCGGATTGGTCGAAATGGACAGCCAGTGCTCTCATGTTTGTAGCCCTTTTTTTTAATGGCTTTATCATGTCGCGCGCCCTCCGGCCAGGATATCTTATATCAATGCTATGTTTTGTAACGGCATGGCGTGTGGCCGCAATGAATGATGTGACTCTTTTAGAGCAGGTATGTTTTGTTACATTTTTAGTAATGATCATGCAATTTGTAGAAATTGTTATCTGCCACTGGAAGAAAAACGGCATATTTGGCTTTATAGAAGCTCTTATGTGGCAGCTTGCCGTAACACGTATCTATTTTGGTATGAATGAGATTGGCCACGCCACAGAAAAAGTTTTTGCTGGCCAAGTGTCTTATGAAAATTTAGTACATATTTTCACTGTTTTAGGCACTCCTATGCCAGGAATTGCAGTTATATCAGGGGGAGTTATAGAATTCGCTCTTGCCTTTGGCGTTGGATGCGGCTTTTTGACACGCCTTTCTGCAATGGGCGGGATCATTTATTTCTTGGTTGCCACAGTTGGCTTTGGCGGTGAGTGGATGCACGGTTATAGCTGGGTTGGTGGAGGCTGGGAGTATATAGCACTCCTAATTGTTTTTTATGGGTCACTCTTCTTCACAGGTGCGGGGCAGTTCTCTTTAGATGCCTGGCTCATTGAGAGAGGGTTTATGCCAAAAATGTTGCTGCGATTCTGTTGTCCACAATCCGCAGTTAAACATTTCGTGAGAAAATTACCTAACAATTGTGTTAAAAATATGGAATAG
- a CDS encoding hypervirulence associated TUDOR domain-containing protein — protein sequence MTSSKFQIGDIVSWVSEAGILVGKIVDIHEMPFWLNRSRHNATQDDPHYEIACLTTGRMAYHKAGALRLERSAA from the coding sequence ATGACCTCTTCAAAATTTCAAATTGGCGACATCGTTTCCTGGGTTTCCGAAGCGGGTATCCTTGTTGGTAAAATCGTAGATATTCACGAAATGCCTTTTTGGCTAAACCGCTCTAGGCATAATGCGACACAGGACGACCCTCATTATGAGATAGCCTGTCTCACAACTGGTCGCATGGCGTATCATAAAGCAGGAGCTTTACGTTTAGAACGTTCAGCTGCTTAA
- a CDS encoding DMT family transporter translates to MSWFYLVMSGLLEIGFTTCLRFVKSWLDIGWAIGVVFFLAASIACFQLATRTIPLGTGYAIWTALGTVGTVLFGVLFFQEPISLLRFGFITGILFCVIGLKVTGG, encoded by the coding sequence ATGAGTTGGTTTTATTTAGTTATGAGCGGACTGTTAGAAATTGGCTTCACAACGTGTTTGCGCTTTGTAAAGTCTTGGCTTGATATTGGCTGGGCTATCGGCGTTGTGTTTTTTCTGGCAGCCAGTATTGCGTGCTTTCAGCTCGCGACCCGTACCATCCCCCTCGGTACGGGTTACGCGATTTGGACCGCCCTGGGCACGGTAGGCACCGTTCTGTTTGGCGTTTTATTTTTTCAAGAACCTATTTCTTTACTCCGCTTTGGTTTTATTACCGGCATACTTTTTTGCGTTATAGGTTTAAAAGTAACAGGGGGTTAG
- a CDS encoding glycosyltransferase family 2 protein, with the protein MARDLNSPLSANDQEKTSQITFFRIKTAHDAYLAVRLQDGQLSQHRNPEEDEDFVPLIAIHINELPHQIFLTTDRPDKPQIWVHHYTNRGTVLSVNMKHSGPENAHIAFEDPLTLGKHFTTRPFAENEVSNHVVGDCHHILGWEEFSPEAVDVSPRLLEEAGHIAALFSYNVKASKIVDFIKHYKGTDLQPVLDSLLPFIHWDELHNLSSIFSKDKALLQKLQKVSSPNIWLNKAIPNIIAWHAKRQNDKMQSIALPKKILSPVEECKFAWSGSDGAFAGFFHAIAHLTRRAIKPRRKICILTTQRNEGIYLLEWIAYHRALGIEHFFIYSNNNADKSDLILEELSKKGIITWIKNEVDEKTSPQFKAYGHAFTTLPDILNFEWCFVLDGDEFVTLDPELFPTITDYLNLIERKETDAVAINWRFIASSLNVDGLSDLAQPLTDRNQRIVSSGAIGEGWRLVKSLCRPNKTLHSRPHHPVWYKSASYNFRLSNGEQHEFLQPPPGFPRDPAFADHCFFDKIYISHFYFKSMAEWTWKHARNSGADPTKKMDSSRYNNQWANAFGLQMRDAQYEHNKWVLDRATQTHKELAALRAMPSLRKAENQVRQVVESLLYELRPQIKKENIVDKIDPQWHFILQDLELELRGHIPQHSEE; encoded by the coding sequence ATGGCACGTGATCTGAACTCTCCTCTTTCTGCTAACGATCAAGAAAAAACATCTCAGATAACCTTTTTTCGTATCAAAACAGCACATGATGCTTATTTGGCTGTAAGATTACAGGATGGGCAGCTTAGCCAGCACCGCAATCCTGAAGAGGACGAAGACTTTGTTCCTCTTATAGCCATTCATATAAATGAACTGCCTCATCAGATATTTTTAACAACAGATCGTCCTGATAAACCACAAATCTGGGTCCATCACTATACCAATCGTGGCACGGTTCTCTCTGTTAATATGAAACATTCTGGGCCCGAAAATGCCCACATTGCGTTTGAAGATCCCCTCACCTTAGGGAAGCACTTTACCACCAGGCCTTTTGCTGAGAATGAAGTATCAAATCACGTTGTAGGTGACTGCCACCATATATTAGGCTGGGAAGAATTTTCTCCTGAAGCCGTCGATGTATCTCCACGCCTTTTAGAAGAAGCTGGTCACATCGCTGCTTTATTTTCATATAATGTCAAAGCAAGTAAAATTGTTGATTTTATCAAACACTATAAAGGGACTGATCTCCAGCCTGTATTAGATAGTCTTTTGCCATTCATCCACTGGGATGAATTACATAATTTAAGTTCAATTTTTTCCAAAGATAAGGCTCTTTTACAAAAACTACAAAAAGTTAGCAGCCCCAACATTTGGTTAAACAAAGCTATACCAAATATTATTGCATGGCATGCAAAACGCCAAAATGATAAAATGCAATCTATAGCTTTACCTAAAAAAATACTAAGCCCTGTCGAAGAATGTAAATTCGCGTGGTCTGGGAGTGATGGCGCATTTGCAGGGTTTTTTCATGCTATCGCTCATCTTACCCGCCGTGCTATCAAACCCCGTAGAAAAATATGTATTCTCACAACGCAACGCAATGAAGGCATTTATCTATTAGAATGGATTGCCTATCATCGTGCATTGGGCATAGAGCATTTTTTTATATATAGTAACAACAATGCAGATAAATCTGATCTGATTTTAGAAGAGCTATCTAAAAAAGGCATTATAACCTGGATTAAAAATGAGGTTGATGAAAAAACGAGCCCTCAGTTTAAAGCCTATGGTCACGCCTTTACTACTTTGCCTGATATATTAAATTTCGAGTGGTGTTTTGTTCTTGATGGAGATGAATTTGTAACTCTCGATCCAGAACTATTTCCCACCATTACAGATTATTTGAATTTGATAGAAAGAAAAGAGACAGACGCTGTCGCTATAAACTGGCGCTTTATTGCTTCTTCTCTTAACGTTGATGGTCTATCAGACCTTGCTCAACCCCTCACAGATCGAAATCAACGTATTGTCAGTAGTGGTGCAATTGGAGAAGGATGGCGCTTAGTTAAGTCTCTGTGCCGCCCCAATAAGACACTTCATTCTCGTCCGCACCATCCTGTCTGGTATAAATCGGCATCATATAATTTCCGGCTTAGTAATGGTGAACAGCACGAATTTTTGCAACCTCCTCCAGGCTTTCCAAGAGATCCTGCTTTTGCTGATCACTGCTTTTTTGATAAAATCTATATTTCGCACTTTTATTTCAAATCCATGGCTGAATGGACCTGGAAACATGCCCGTAATAGTGGTGCCGATCCAACAAAGAAAATGGATTCAAGCCGCTATAACAACCAATGGGCCAATGCCTTCGGTTTGCAAATGAGAGACGCACAATATGAGCATAATAAATGGGTTTTAGATCGTGCTACGCAAACCCATAAAGAGCTTGCTGCATTAAGAGCAATGCCCTCATTACGCAAAGCAGAAAATCAAGTGCGTCAGGTTGTGGAATCTTTGCTCTACGAACTCAGGCCCCAGATCAAAAAAGAAAACATAGTTGATAAAATTGACCCTCAATGGCACTTTATTTTACAGGACCTGGAACTTGAGCTCAGAGGCCATATTCCGCAGCATTCAGAAGAATGA
- a CDS encoding aldo/keto reductase — protein MIHKATEASSRIKLRDGHTMPWIGLGVWQTPADQTAEVVQTAIEIGYRAVDTARLYKNEDGVGEGLSSHPDIFVTTKLWNDEQGYDSTLRAFDESARRLKRDVVDLYLIHWPMADKGLYVESWKALIKLREEGRIKSIGVSNFQEEHLERIIDETGEVPVINQIELHPFFQQRKLREFHKRHQIVTEAWRPLGKGAILTDSTIVKIAETYNKTPAQVILRWHLQNDIAVIPKSVRAERMKENIALFDFELKAEDLAKIDALDRVDGRMGPDPANPQF, from the coding sequence ATGATACATAAAGCGACGGAAGCTTCCTCCCGTATAAAGTTGCGCGACGGTCATACAATGCCCTGGATTGGTCTGGGTGTGTGGCAGACACCCGCCGATCAAACGGCTGAGGTTGTTCAGACGGCTATAGAAATTGGTTATAGGGCCGTTGATACGGCACGCCTTTATAAAAATGAAGATGGCGTGGGTGAGGGATTATCAAGTCACCCAGATATTTTCGTAACGACTAAACTTTGGAATGACGAGCAGGGTTACGACTCCACTTTAAGAGCATTTGATGAAAGTGCCCGTCGTTTAAAGCGTGATGTTGTTGATCTCTATCTTATTCACTGGCCCATGGCAGATAAAGGGCTTTACGTAGAGAGCTGGAAAGCCCTTATCAAATTGCGTGAAGAAGGAAGAATAAAGTCGATCGGTGTTTCTAATTTCCAAGAGGAACATTTGGAACGTATTATTGACGAGACAGGTGAAGTTCCAGTCATTAATCAGATTGAGCTACATCCCTTTTTTCAGCAAAGAAAGTTGCGCGAATTTCATAAGCGCCATCAAATTGTTACTGAAGCATGGCGTCCTTTAGGTAAAGGCGCCATTCTAACTGACTCTACAATTGTTAAAATTGCAGAGACATATAATAAAACCCCTGCTCAGGTGATTTTAAGATGGCACCTGCAAAATGATATTGCTGTGATTCCAAAATCAGTCAGGGCTGAGCGTATGAAAGAAAATATTGCTCTTTTTGATTTCGAGCTCAAAGCAGAAGATCTTGCAAAAATTGATGCATTAGATCGTGTCGATGGCCGTATGGGGCCTGATCCTGCTAATCCACAATTCTGA
- a CDS encoding OmpA family protein: MIQRATVMAMLARSCLATGVSVMAFNVAQAQPVRGLYVSGAGGASFNQTQTVNPKTRVFPKGRDEFDPGITGLGSVGWGLDNGFRVELEGNYRQNRYSGFHSPGLSSKASGHQQKYGIMANALFDMDIGQNWIYPYFGAGIGYGWQSMDTKLRSTTSAGSYSQHVTGTTGNFAYQAMIGASLPVPWVVGLSTTMEYRFYTILAPHKHHAYGTASLASAGVDGSYYGKRNTRTDFNHSLMLGLRYEFNPAPPPPAPISTPSAAPAPSPARSYLVFFDWDSAMLSSRAREVVAVAARNSTSAQLTHIEVNGHTDNSGQKTTKGRTYNQALSLRRANAIKSELIRDGVAAGLISVQGFGSTKPLVHTAPNAKEAQNRRVEIIFH; this comes from the coding sequence ATGATACAGCGCGCCACTGTCATGGCCATGTTGGCCCGGAGCTGTCTGGCCACAGGGGTGTCGGTAATGGCCTTTAATGTGGCTCAGGCACAACCTGTTCGTGGTCTATATGTGTCGGGAGCTGGCGGCGCTAGCTTTAACCAGACTCAAACAGTTAATCCTAAAACACGAGTTTTTCCTAAAGGGCGGGATGAATTTGATCCCGGCATTACAGGATTAGGTAGTGTTGGCTGGGGTTTAGATAATGGCTTCCGGGTTGAGCTAGAAGGCAATTACCGTCAAAACCGTTACTCAGGCTTTCACAGTCCTGGACTTTCGTCAAAAGCGAGCGGGCATCAGCAAAAATATGGCATTATGGCCAATGCCTTATTTGATATGGATATAGGCCAGAATTGGATTTATCCTTATTTTGGTGCTGGTATTGGTTATGGCTGGCAAAGCATGGATACCAAACTACGCTCAACAACGAGTGCAGGCAGTTATAGCCAACATGTAACAGGCACAACCGGAAATTTTGCCTATCAAGCCATGATAGGAGCATCTTTGCCTGTGCCCTGGGTCGTGGGTCTCTCCACCACTATGGAATATCGTTTTTATACGATTCTCGCGCCTCATAAGCACCATGCCTACGGCACGGCAAGTCTTGCCTCTGCCGGTGTTGATGGCAGCTATTATGGCAAACGTAACACACGCACTGATTTTAACCATTCCCTGATGCTTGGCCTGCGTTATGAATTTAACCCGGCGCCACCTCCCCCGGCCCCGATTTCAACACCAAGTGCCGCACCTGCACCCTCACCCGCCCGGAGCTATCTCGTCTTCTTCGATTGGGATTCGGCTATGTTAAGCAGTCGCGCCCGTGAAGTCGTTGCTGTTGCAGCGCGCAACTCAACATCGGCTCAACTTACCCACATTGAGGTAAATGGCCACACAGATAATTCGGGCCAAAAAACTACAAAAGGAAGAACTTATAACCAGGCGCTTTCGTTACGACGAGCTAATGCAATTAAATCTGAACTCATTCGCGACGGCGTTGCAGCAGGACTCATATCTGTACAAGGTTTTGGATCTACCAAGCCGCTAGTACACACGGCTCCAAATGCAAAAGAAGCTCAAAACCGCAGGGTTGAAATTATTTTCCACTAG
- a CDS encoding DUF1491 family protein, with the protein MAYGLKAGLWVRATLRRFNQNGDSALIVKKGDENAGVIFILLTDQQQRSAILQETGHVWRRHNFEADSAHAYAEKIDSFFKKQIRFDPDLWIIEISVKNIDHPLETLLDTRKLAE; encoded by the coding sequence ATGGCTTATGGATTAAAAGCGGGATTATGGGTCAGGGCTACTTTACGGCGCTTTAACCAGAATGGAGATTCAGCCTTAATTGTTAAAAAAGGTGATGAAAATGCAGGGGTAATATTTATTCTCCTGACAGACCAACAGCAACGGTCGGCGATTTTGCAGGAAACTGGTCATGTATGGCGCCGACATAATTTTGAAGCAGACTCAGCACACGCTTATGCTGAAAAAATCGACTCGTTTTTTAAAAAACAAATACGCTTTGATCCAGATTTGTGGATTATCGAAATAAGTGTCAAAAATATAGACCATCCCCTGGAAACTCTGCTAGATACAAGGAAACTTGCTGAATAA
- a CDS encoding S41 family peptidase: protein MQQAVMTAALLLDHGVAATNIGRYPASNHVWAVQGGDITNNSPLVILVDDHTASAAEILAATLADHQRGVVIGSVTYGKGLIQTIGQLPNKGEIFITWSRNFGPLGEPIQDLGVMPQICLSASNGPSPSEQLAALKRGYSLQSSLIKEARSLRTGEDRQKIMKIRQRCPAVTDETIGLTTAFNLLASPRAYKAALQSVPNFVTAPQKKSDQL from the coding sequence TTGCAACAGGCAGTCATGACGGCTGCTTTGCTGCTTGACCATGGTGTAGCAGCAACGAATATTGGCCGCTATCCAGCCTCCAACCATGTTTGGGCTGTACAAGGCGGTGATATCACTAACAACAGCCCTCTTGTGATTTTGGTTGATGACCATACAGCAAGCGCCGCCGAGATTTTGGCCGCAACTTTAGCTGATCATCAGCGCGGTGTTGTAATAGGAAGCGTGACCTATGGTAAAGGCCTTATTCAGACCATAGGGCAATTGCCCAATAAAGGCGAAATTTTCATTACATGGAGCCGCAACTTTGGACCTTTGGGTGAACCCATCCAGGATTTGGGAGTCATGCCGCAAATATGTCTTTCAGCTTCTAATGGTCCGAGCCCCTCAGAACAGCTTGCTGCTTTAAAACGAGGATACTCATTGCAATCTTCACTCATCAAAGAGGCCCGGTCTCTCCGCACGGGAGAAGATAGACAAAAAATTATGAAAATAAGACAGAGATGCCCTGCCGTTACTGATGAAACAATTGGTCTTACCACTGCCTTTAATCTTTTGGCATCACCGCGCGCTTATAAAGCTGCCTTACAAAGCGTGCCTAACTTTGTAACTGCGCCCCAAAAAAAGAGCGATCAACTCTAA